TCGCTTTATAGAGAGCTATATTCTATTATATGGTGTTACTCCTGATGGTATTATACCGTCTGTAATCCATTATACTCCATATACTTCCTTAGCTGATGGTGATATGTACGTCCTTCAATCGGTAATCCATTATGCCATTTTGATGTTTCCACGTGATAACTTGGTCCGTCTATTTGTCCGCCGTACATTAAATCATACAAACCTCCTGATGGTGTTATGTCTGTTTCATCGTATGTTAGTGATGTCCATCTAGATAGCTTTTGGTATGATAGAAAGTTATGACGTTCCgaataaagtataaaatatacACAGTGTCTGCAGTAGCTGGAATTGAAGCTGTAGCTTTTCCGTTTGTCATATTGTTGCTGCACGTGCAAATACGGGTCTCGTTTAACGAAGGTCTTGTTTCTATTAATACTGTTGTTGCTCCTTGCGCTCCCTCTGATGCTGCTCTTGTTATTGCTATTGTCGTAattgtttctgattttattgTTACCACTGATAGAGCATAtacgatattcatcatttgaacaataattattggtgttaattcatatatatgcatgtctaattaacacaaaaatatgaaatataaaaaaaagtttttgtgaatgcgcaatcagtacttcagtccatagtggtggtaatggtgcaagataaataacttttgtaactgatgaaaaatactaattcgtctgctcctattttgaCAGAGACAAAATACCATtccttaccccccccccccccccaaaaaaaaaaaaaaaaaaaaagaaaaaaaaaaaaatgaccgACCTTTATTTATTACCCCGACACTATTTTTTTCCACTTTACtaggaaaaaaattaaagaccggatttcgatctcagattCCAGTTTCGgacattattttagagtgaaaagaactgaaaaaaaatctggtaCTGTTACTAATATTATTCTGctataattacattttctacAGCTGTTTCTGTTATTGGTGTAGTTGGTGTTATAACTGAGTATGTTGTTTGTGATTTTGTACTTGTTGCTGTTTCTAGAATTGGTTTAGTAGGTGCTTTGACCGAGTATGTTGTTGATAATTTGTACTTGTTGTTGTTTCTATTATTGGTGTAGTTGGTGCTTTGACTGAGTATgttgttgatgattttgtacttgttgttgttgtttctatTATTTGGTGCTTTGTAGTGGTGCTTGACTGAGTATgttgttgatgattttgtacTTGTTGTTGTTTCTATTATTGGTGTAGTTGGTGCTTTGACTGAGTATGTTGTTGATGTGATTTTGTACTTGTTGTTGTTTCTATTATTGGTGTAGTTGGTGCTTTGACTgagtatgttgttgtttttgtacttgttGTTGTTTTCTATTATTGGTGTAGTTGGTGCTTTGACTGAGTATGTTGTTGTGATTTTGTACTTGTTGTTGTTTCTATTATTGGTGTAGTTGGTGCTTTGACTGAGTATGTTGTTTGTGATTTTGTACTTGTTGTTGTTTCTATTATTGGTGTAGTTGGTGCTTTGACTGAGTATGTTGTTTGTGATTTTGTACTTGTTGTTGTTTCTATTATTGGTGTAGTTGGTGCTTTGACTGAGTATgttgttgatgattttgtacTTGTTGTTGTTTCTATTATTGGTGTAGTTGGTGCTTTGACTGAGTATgttgttgatgattttgtacTTGTTGTTGTTTCTATTATTGGTGTAGTTGGTGCTTTGACTGAGTATTtgtgttgatgattttgtaCTTGTTGTTGTTTCTATTATTGGTGTATTGTTGGTGCTTTGACTGAGTATGTTGTTTGATGATTTTGTACTTGTTGTTGTTTCTATTATTGGTGTAGTTGGTGCTTTGACTGAGTATGTTGTTTGTGATTTTGTACTTGTTGTTGTTTCTATTATTGGTGTAGTTGGTGCTTTGACTGAGTATGTTGTTTGTGATTTTgtacttgttgttgttgtttctatTATTGGTGTAGTTGGTGCTTTGACTGAGTatgtttttgatgattttgtacTTGTTGTTGTTTCTATTATTGTGTGTAGTTGGTGCTTTGACTGAGTATgttgttgatgattttgtacTTGTTGTTGTTTCTATTATTGGTGTAGTTGGTGCTTTGACTGGTATGTTGTTTGTGATTTTGTACTTGTTGTTGTTTCTATTATTGGTGTAGTTGGTGCTTTGACTGAGTATGTTGTTTGTGATTTTGTACTTGTTGTTGTTTCTATTATTGGTGTAGTTGGTGCTTTGACTGAGTATgttgttgatgattttgtacTTGTTGTTGTTTCTATTATTGGTGTAGTTGGTGCTTTGACTGAGTATgttgttgatgattttgtacTTGTTGTTGTTTCTATTATTGGTGTAGTTGGTGCTTTGACTGAGTATgttgttgatgattttgtacTTGTTGTTGTTTCTATTATTGGTGTAGTTGGTGCTTTGACTGAGTATgttgttgatgattttgtacTTGTTGTTGTTTCTATTATTGGTGTAGTTGGTGCTTTGACTGAGTATgttgttgatgattttgtacTTGTTGTTGTTTCTATTATTGGTGTAGTTGGTGCTTTGACTGAGTATGTTTGTGATTATATTGTACTTGTTGTTGTTTCTATTATTGGTGTAGTTGGTGCTTTGACTGAGTATTGTGATGATTTGTTTGTGATTTTGTACTTGTTGTTGTTTCTATTATTGGTGTAGTTGGTGCTTTGACTGAGTATGTTGTTTGTGATTTTGTACTTGTTGTTGTTTCTATTATTGGTGTAGTTGGTGCTTTGACTGAGTATgttgttgatgattttgtacTTGTTGTTGTTTCTATTATTGGTGTAGTTGGTGCTTTGACTGAGTATGTTGTTTGATGATTTTGTACTTGTTGTTGTTTCTATTATTGGTGTAGTTGGTGCtttgactgagtatgtgtgtgttgaTGATTTGTACTTGTTGTTGTTTCTATTATTGGTGTAGTTTGGTGCTTTGACTGAGTATgttgttgatgattttgtacTTGTTGTTGTTTCTATTATTGGTGTAGTTGGTGCTTTGACTGAGTATGTTGTTTGTGATTTTGTACTTGTTGTTGTTTCTATTATTGGTGTAGTTGGTGCTTTGACTGAGtatgttgttgttgatgattttgtacTTGTTGTTGTTTCTATTATTGGTGTAGTTGGTGCTTTGACTGAGTATGTTGTTTGATGATTTTGTACTTGTTGTTGTTTCTATTATTGGTGTGTAGTTGGTGCTTTGACTGAGTATGTTGTTTTGTGATTTTGTACTTGTTGTTGTTTCTATTATTGGTGTAGTTGGTGCTTTGACTGAGTATgttgttgatgattttgtacTTGTTGTTGTTTCTATTATTGGTGTAGTTGGTGCTTTGACTGAGTATGTTGTTTGTGATTTTGTACTTGTTGTTGTTTCTATTATTGGTGTAGTTGGTGCTTTGACTGAGTATGTTGTTTGTGATTTTGTACTTGTTGTTGTTTCTATTATTGGTGTAGTTGGTGCTTTGACTGAGtatgttgttgttgatgattttgtacTTGTTGTTGTTTCTATTATTGGTGTAGTTGGTGCTTTTGACTGAGTatgtttttgatgattttgtacTTGTTGTTGTTTCTATTATTGGTGTAGTTGGTGCTTTGACTGAGTATGTTGTTTGTGATTTTGTACTTGTTGTTGTTTCTATTATTGATGTAGTTGGTGCTTTGACTGAGTATgttgttgatgattttgtacTTGTTGTTGTTTCTATTATTGGTGTAGTTGGTGCTTTGACTGAGTATgttgttgatgattttgtacTTGTTGTTGTTTCTATTATTGGTGTAGTTGGTGCTTTGACTGAGTATGTTGTTTGTGATTTTGTACTTGTTGTTGTTTCTTTTATTGTTGTAGTTTGTGCTTTAACTGAGTAAGTTGTTGACGATTTTTTACGTGTTGTTTCTACTGCTGTTGATGTTGATACCGCTGCTTCTAAGAATGCGTTGTTTCGTAATCAATCTATCAGCTACactgtgtttatattatttataatgattaACTAGATTAGCTTTCAGAAAACCTTGGGCAACCATTATTTCACAATTCACACTTACTTCCAATCTAGGTCCTTGTATATTTAGAAACTAATTCGACACAGTTACAGTTTCACTTAGAACAATAGCAAAACTTGTGAATATTGATTAAACTTTAAGGACACCACTGCCACATCATCATTgagtttaaattaataaaactaATGAAATTGAAAAGTACTGCGAACTGGTGAAAAGGCGCATTTTAATGTAGATTTATTAAATGGTTTTCCCATCCTACATTCAAAGAAAGTACTGTACTTTATATATtcataattgtaaaatgataAGCCTACAtcgaattttgaaaattacgtCTTCTGATTTGTCACTATGTTTCGATTTAACTATTAGCCTTGGTCTTAAGTAGGCGCACTTGTTTTGTttgcatgtttgtttgtttgtttgttttttttttttttgcttttctgCTGTCTTactttcaatttttcaaatttgcagAATAATGGAAACCCGAACGTATTGGCCGCCTCGATTTTCATTGAAGCTAGTTCAATCGATCATACAAGTCCAAATATACAAAACTGATTTGTTTTCTCTCTTATGATTATGGTACATCCTTAATTAAACACTAGACAATCAATGTAAGGAAGAAAGCACGAGACACAAAGCTGAATATCAGATTACGCATAACAGACGCTGATTAAAAACAACACTACTTGTGATTACTTCGTTAAagaaatagaaatatttcattCCATAATGAAATTTCTTAAACATTTTCTAGAAAGAAGTTGTAGAAATACATCATATTACTGTCACGGTTGATGAAGGTTTCAGCTGTGTACCACATGGAAAATGCAATAAATACATCACGAAACACAACattggaaaatcatatttttatcaacAACGCTCGATGCTGGCGATCTAATGATCTTCTTTGCATACTTATGACGATTTATTTCTGAATACTTTTACAAataatataggaaataaagaaagtaatacaatgtaacatgttaatacaaataaaatatgaaaacgcAGATTAATATGCTGGTAAACTGGATAGGTGGCTACCAAAATCCACAAAAGtgcaaatatggatgaaatatAAGGTGTAATACAGAGACACCTGAACCATAAGATACAGACTCAAAAGCGTTCTGGATTTTATGGATGATACTATCATACCCTCGTGAGTTTCCAATTATGTATGTCTAAATTTCAATTAGAGCTATGATTAATTAAAGTAAAATGCTAAAACACGTGATAATGGTTCATAAAACAATTGGTGATCACAAGGATATTCGAGGAATATCGATGTTGGGGACTTAATGTAAAATGTTATTCACTATAACATAATTaacttatattattatattagtACGCTGTACATGTATCTCGATATTTGGTGACTAAAATATACCAATATCTCCTCTATCGCTGGTTGAAAGACTATAATGTCCACTTCGGTGGTAAGTTAAGGAAATGAAATATGAGTCTTTGTTACATATATCTAACAACATTTTCTCATACAGACACTTAATTTCGATTTCTCTTTTTGCTGTGCATCAAAGCgaatattacaaaaacaaaaggtGGGAAATAAAACTACTTGATAATATCATTATCATTCCTTGAATATAAATGCTGGTACTAGCATAGGTTGATAATAAATCATCTGTCGGAAAACAACCCTAAGCCACGCTATTTCTAAAGGTTAATGGAAATTTTAACATTGCTGCTACAAATCCAATACAAGTATTTaattacaaaagaaatatattattgCCTATTTCGTCAATATCGACAACCTGGTATGATATTTACAATCAGCTACCCTTTATGAAATAGATTAGGAACTATTGCTCAATAAGGGTACgacatttaaaaattttaattaataaatcatttcgattttatatttttgatatttaatataccTACAAACTGGCTCAAGTGATTACCGTTAAAGCATAAATGACAAATATCTTCGTGTAAAGACAAGTTAATACATGCCGTGTGGTGTCATTTAAGACCTTCGAAATAACACAGTAGATATAACGGCAGGAAAATCAACGTGGAAAAAGATGCGTGCTGACAACAAAACCACACCCTTTCTGAAAGCACGTGTCCATCTCATTCGTTTACATCCAGTAACTATACCTATGTTAAACTGAGTGGGAGTAGATTCATAAAAGATATAAATGGAAGTtgttaaaatatacaaaaattcaATCACTTTTGTAATAAACGTTTAAGTGCCAATAGTCAATGTTTAAAGCAACTATACTGCTAATTGTGTAATGGTCATCATACTGT
The nucleotide sequence above comes from Argopecten irradians isolate NY chromosome 1, Ai_NY, whole genome shotgun sequence. Encoded proteins:
- the LOC138308826 gene encoding myb-like protein D — its product is MAIVNIRNISFMDVGALPVSNLVIHISYMMFQTIRSTFCEEAAVSTSTAVETTRKKSSTTYSVKAQTTTIKETTTSTKSQTTYSVKAPTTPIIETTTSTKSSTTYSVKAPTTPIIETTTSTKSSTTYSVKAPTTSIIETTTSTKSQTTYSVKAPTTPIIETTTSTKSSKTYSVKSTNYTNNRNNNKYKIINNNILSQSTNYTNNRNNNKYKITNNILSQSTNYTNNRNNNKYKITNNILSQSTNYTNNRNNNKYKIINNILSQSTNYTNNRNNNKYKITKQHTQSKHQLHTNNRNNNNQSTNYTNNRNNNKYKIINNILSQSTNYTNNRNNNKYKIINNILSQSTNYTNNRNNNKYKIINNILSQSTNYTNNRNNNKYKIINNILSQSTNYTNNRNNNKYKIINNILSQSTNYTNNRNNNKYKITNNILSQSTNYTNNRNNNKYKITNNIPVKAPTTPIIETTTKTTTTSTKSQTTYSVKAPTTPIIETTTSTKSQTTYSVKAPTTPIIETTTSTKSSNNILSQSTNNTPIIETTTSTKSSTQILSQSTNYTNNRNNNKYKIINNILSQSTNYTNNRNNNKYKIINNILSQSTNYTNNRNNNKYKITNNILSQSTNYTNNRNNNKYKITNNILSQSTNYTNNRNNNKYKITTTYSVKAPTTPIIENNNKYKNNNILSQSTNYTNNRNNNKYKITSTTYSVKAPTTPIIETTTSTKSSTTYSVKHHYKAPNNRNNNNKYKIINNILSQSTNYTNNRNNNKYKLSTTYSVKAPTKPILETATSTKSQTTYSVITPTTPITETAVENVIIAE